Below is a genomic region from Eupeodes corollae chromosome 1, idEupCoro1.1, whole genome shotgun sequence.
GACTAtaacaaatgtttaaaagagTATGAAGAACTCCATCACATTGAGGAAATTGATGTAAATGATGCGGTTTTACAAACCCCATTTCACTACTTTTTGCCCCATCATGCGGTTTTTAGCAGCGAAAGCTTCGGACGGGAAATCCCTCAACGACCGGCTACTTGTGGGTCCAAAATTGCAGTAGAGCATCATAGATCTCGTTCTAAAATGGCGGACTCACCGAGTCACATTTACGGCCGACATCGAAAAAATGTACAGACAAATTTTGGTTAGTTTCCCAGACCGATACCATCAGCTGATCATGCGGAGAGAGCAAAATACGTCACCTGtaagaatttacaaaatgaaTACAGTTACTTTTGGCACAGCAAGTGCGCCTTATCTTGCCATCAAGATATTGAAAAGAGTAGCGGATGATGAAGAAGCCAATTTTCCGGAAGGGGCGAAGGTTGTCCGTGAGGACATGTATGTCGACGACCTTATAAGTGGAGCAGATTCAATCATAGAGGCACGGACGAAACGTGACAAAGCAAGGAAACTATTGGCATCTGCGGGGCTTAATTTGAGAAAATGGACGAGTAACACAAAAGAACTCATCGAAGACATACCAGTTCAAGATCGAGAGCTCGACTTTGAACTTCCGTTCAATTTGTCGAACCATGTTAAGACTCTCGGCATCAAATGGTTTCCTGTTGACAACTACTTTTCGTACCAAAATCTTCAACCTACAACTGATGCTACCACCAAAAGATCCATGCTGTCGACTATAGCCAAACTTTTCGATCCTCTTGGTTGGATCTCGCCGTGCATCATAACCGCAAAATCATGATGCAGCGATTGTGGGAGCTCGGTTGTGACTGGGACGAACCGATTCCAACAGCCTTGGAAAAAGATTGGAGTGCTTTTCTACGAGAACTTCCAATCATCGAAAGACTTCGCATCCCGCGGTGGACCCACATGAGCAAGACCAACAAGGCAATCGAATTGCACGGGTTTTGCGACGCTTCGATGAAAGCTTATGGTGCAGCAGTCTACATCCGTGTTCTGGACAGCGATGACAACATCCATGTACATTTGCTTTTGTCAAAGACGAAAGTAGCACCAAGTCAACGAACTATCACTCTTCCACGTCTTGAACTGTGTGGTACTGTTGTATTAGCCCAGTTGATGCAATACACAAAGGACGTTTTGGCCATTCCCGATGTAAAAATGTATGCTTGGACGGACTCTACAATTGCACTTGCCTGGATACGCGCCACTCCCGCCAAATGGACCACATTTGTTTCCAACCGTGTGTCGGAAATCCAGCGATTAGTGGGGATCGATTGCTGGGGACATGTCGCAACACTTCATAACCCAGCCGATCTGGCGTCCAGGGGTGTGTTTCCATCTGAATTGGAGTTATTAGAAGTTTGGTGGACCGGTCCGGAATACTTACGGCTATATTGGGATTTCGAGGTCCCGCATCAACCAATTGAAATCGACACCGAAGAAGAGAAGCGCACTGTAAACGTACTTACCATACAGGTAGACTACAACGACTGTTTCTTGCAAGCGATTTACAACTGTTCGAGTCTACTCAAAGTTGTACGAGTCATCGCTTACTGTTATCGCTTTACCATAAAATGTCAACCGAAGTTGGGGCCTATTAAAGGTCCACTAAGTCCCAGAGAATTAGAAGCAGCGCTACTGATCGTCGTCAAAACAGCACAAAAGGATATGTTCAAGAACGAGattcaacaaattttagaaaacaagaTTCCCAAAACCTTACGATCGTTAAACGCATTCATCGATGTTAATGGGATCTTACGTGTAGGGGGACGTTTGGAGAACTCCCTCCTTTCTTATGATGCTCAACATCATTTTACAACCTTAGTTGTCAGAGATGCCCACAAGAACACTCTTCATGGGGGCATCCAACAAATGATAATGTACATTCGTCAAAAATACTGGATTGGACAAATAAGAAGAAGTGTCTGCATAGATGTTCTTCTTGCTTCCGGCAAAAGGCATCCGAAATGCAACAACTAATGGCAAACTTACCCGCTCCTAGAGTTAGGATGTCTCGACCATTCAGCCATACGGGTGTCGACTACGCCGGACCAATCGAGATAAAATCCTGGAAAGCACGCGGGGCAAAAATCCTAAAAGGGTACTTTGCAGTTTTTATCTGTTTAGCCACGAAGGCAATTCATTTGGAAGTGGTATCAGATCTGACAACATCAGCTTTTTTAGCAGCATTCAAACGCTTTACTGCAAGAAGAGGAAGCTGCAAGAAAACATACAGCGATTGCGGAACTAATTTCGTTGGAGCGAATAACGAACTAACCAAGATGTTAAAAGAGGCAAGCCATGACTGGAAGGAAATCGCAAAAACCTTAGCAAATCACGGCACCGATTGGCACTTTATTCCTCCTGCTTCTCCACACTTTGGTGGATTATGGGAAGCAGGTGTGAAATCAGTCAAGTACCATCTAAAAAGAGTAGTCGGAACTGAAAGGTTAACTTTTGAGGAGCTCGCGACACTTCTAACACAAATAGAAGCGTGTCTGAATTCGAGGCCCCTATGCCCTCTCTCCGACAGTCTTGACGATTTAAACGCGCTCACTCCTGCGCACTTCTTAGTCGGCGAATCATTATACGCAGTACCTCAAGGCGAAACTAACGAAAACGTAACACACATCGACCGGTGGAAACGTGTCCAAGCGCTGGCGGAAGGATTTTGGCGAAAATGGAACTCCGAATACCTGGCAAGGCTTCAA
It encodes:
- the LOC129944281 gene encoding uncharacterized protein LOC129944281 yields the protein MMQRLWELGCDWDEPIPTALEKDWSAFLRELPIIERLRIPRWTHMSKTNKAIELHGFCDASMKAYGAAVYIRVLDSDDNIHVHLLLSKTKVAPSQRTITLPRLELCGTVVLAQLMQYTKDVLAIPDVKMYAWTDSTIALAWIRATPAKWTTFVSNRVSEIQRLVGIDCWGHVATLHNPADLASRGVFPSELELLEVWWTGPEYLRLYWDFEVPHQPIEIDTEEEKRTVNVLTIQVDYNDCFLQAIYNCSSLLKVVRVIAYCYRFTIKCQPKLGPIKGPLSPRELEAALLIVVKTAQKDMFKNEIQQILENKIPKTLRSLNAFIDVNGILRVGGRLENSLLSYDAQHHFTTLVVRDAHKNTLHGGIQQMIMYIRQKYWIGQIRRSVCIDVLLASGKRHPKCNN
- the LOC129944287 gene encoding uncharacterized protein LOC129944287 — protein: MSRPFSHTGVDYAGPIEIKSWKARGAKILKGYFAVFICLATKAIHLEVVSDLTTSAFLAAFKRFTARRGSCKKTYSDCGTNFVGANNELTKMLKEASHDWKEIAKTLANHGTDWHFIPPASPHFGGLWEAGVKSVKYHLKRVVGTERLTFEELATLLTQIEACLNSRPLCPLSDSLDDLNALTPAHFLVGESLYAVPQGETNENVTHIDRWKRVQALAEGFWRKWNSEYLARLQQRPKWMKIQAMPKIGDLVLLKDERLPPT